The following coding sequences are from one Methanohalophilus halophilus window:
- a CDS encoding DUF134 domain-containing protein — MVRPRKKRMVGFHHRCRRFNPDDTNESMPVVDVGVDELESMRLNILEKLSQGQAAQKMGVHQSTFQRTLRRGLEKVTDALVNGKSISLEGGELNMPGGDGTGPDGNGPIGARGQGRRGGGNRPGRGAAVPQNCRCPSCGHLEPHQSGVPCSQAKCPECGSQMVRG, encoded by the coding sequence ATGGTGCGTCCCAGGAAAAAAAGAATGGTAGGCTTCCATCACAGGTGTCGGCGTTTCAATCCCGATGACACGAATGAAAGTATGCCTGTTGTTGATGTCGGTGTAGATGAACTGGAATCCATGAGATTGAATATTTTGGAAAAATTGTCTCAGGGACAGGCAGCACAGAAAATGGGTGTCCATCAGTCTACATTTCAGAGAACCCTTCGCAGGGGTCTTGAAAAAGTTACGGATGCACTGGTCAATGGAAAAAGTATTTCTTTAGAAGGAGGTGAACTTAATATGCCTGGAGGAGATGGCACAGGCCCAGATGGAAATGGTCCGATAGGGGCCAGAGGACAGGGTCGCAGAGGTGGTGGAAATCGCCCGGGGCGTGGAGCTGCAGTTCCACAGAATTGCAGGTGTCCTTCATGTGGACATCTCGAACCACACCAGTCGGGTGTACCGTGCAGTCAGGCCAAATGTCCTGAATGCGGTTCCCAGATGGTGCGTGGTTGA
- a CDS encoding DUF5320 domain-containing protein, giving the protein MPGGDRTGPRGMGAMTGRGAGNCSIK; this is encoded by the coding sequence ATGCCAGGTGGAGACAGAACAGGTCCCCGGGGAATGGGGGCTATGACAGGAAGAGGCGCAGGTAACTGCAGTATAAAATGA